Sequence from the Dehalococcoidia bacterium genome:
CTATCTCAACAGCCTCTCAGACTGGCTGTTCGTGGCCGCGCGGCTGGCGAACCAGCGCGCCGGCCGGCCGGAAGAGCCCTGGATCTCCCCGATCGAGCGACAGACGCGCGGCGAGCCTGTCTGAACGGACGCCCCGCCGGCCGCCAACCGGGACTCTTGTGCGCGGGCAATGACTGTTGGCGATGTATGCGCCGGTGGACGTTGCCGCGCGCCTATACTGTTCAGCACGGCCAGAAGCAGGCTGCTCGCGGCTCCGTTTTTGTCGGTAGCTGGAGGTGCCCGGTGACCGAGTCCCGCATCGAGGCGCTTGTGCTCTCCGACGCCGACGGCAACCTCTACGAAATCCCCTGCGACGAGCTGCTGGCTTACCGCGTCACGGCCGAGCGCGCCGCCGTGCTGGAACGCCTGCTGGCGCATGAGGAGGTCGCGGGCTACGCCTTTGAGGCGTTCTTGCAGTTCAGGGGCCAGAAACAAGGCCAGAACAAAGGCTCGGCGACACCGGCATCACCTGAGATCCCGCCCGGCTCTCCGCAGCCCCCCTTCGGCGGCGCCATCTTCCAGGTCCCGCCCGTCGCCTGAACGGCCGAACCCTGGAACCGCGGCCAACGCTCCGGACCCTGCTTTGCATTTCCGCCGCCCGCTGCTTACCATCCCGGTGCATCGATCTGAGACGCACGCTGCACGCCGGGAGGGACAAGATGGCCGTCACCGCGGTCGAGATCCGTTCGCGCCAGCCGTACGAGGGCGGCGCCCGCTTCGGCGAAACCGGAGCCTACGAGCGCATCGACGGCACGCTGCACTTCGCCGTCGATCCGCTGGGCGCCGCCAACCGCGCGATTGTCGACCTGGAGCAGGCGCCGCGCCAGGCCGACGGCACGGTGCGCTTCTCCGCCGGCTTCTGCGTGGTGCAGCCCGCCGATGGGGCGAAAGCGCACCGCCGCCTGCTCTTTGACGTGCTGAACCGCGGCCGCAAGCTGGCGCAGGGCTTTAACCGGCCAGAGCTGGCCGAACCGTCCGACCGCATCCTGCCCGGCGACGGCTTCCTCTTCCGCCACGGCTGGACGCTGGCCTGGTGCGGCTGGCAGTGGGACGTGCCGCCCGGCTCCTGGCCGCTGCGCCTCGAGGCGCCGCAAGCGCTCGACAGCGATGGGGCGCCGCTTCAGGGCACGGTGGCGATCGAGTTCCAGCCGGCCGCGCGCCTGGCGCAGCAGCAGCTCGGCCACCTGCTCGGCTTCTTCCAGGCGCTGCCGTATCCCGCGGCAGACGTGAACCAGCGCGACGCTGTACTCAGTGAGCGCGACTGGCGCGGCGGTCCGCGCCGTCCGATCGCCCGCGAGCGCTGGCGCTTCGCCCGCGACGAGGGCGGCCGGCCGATCGCGGACGATTCATTCGTCTGGCTGGAGGGCGGCTTCGAGCCCGGTACGGTCTACGAGGTCATCTACCGCACACGCAAGAACCCCGTCGTGGGCACGGGGCTGCTCGCCACCCGCGACGCCGTCTCCTTCCTGCGCCACGGCGCGGCGGCCGCGGGCAATCCCTGCGCCGGCCAGATCGAGTACACCTACGGCTACGGCGCCTCGCAGAGCGGCCGCTTCCTGCGCCATTTCCTGCACCTGGGCCTGAACCTTGACGAGGCCGGGCGGCAGGTCTTCGACGGCCTGTTGCCCGTCGTCGCCGGGGCGCGGCGCGGCGAGTTCAACCACCGCTTCGCCCAGCCGTCCGTCACCGAGCGGCCCGGCCCCGGCTACCTGCCGCCGTTCCTCGATGGCGAACAACCCGACGCGGCCGGCGGCGCCGAGGCCGGCCTGCTCGGTTGTCAGCGCGCCCTCGGCGGCGTGCCGAAGATCATTTACGCCAACACATCCGCCGAATACTGGGGCTTCGCCGGCGGCTCGCTGCTTCACACGGACGCGGCGGGCACGCGCGATGTCGAGCCGCCGGCGGAGGTGCGGATCTATGCCTACGCCGGCACGCAGCACGCGCCCGGCCGGCTGGCGCTGATGCGCTCGAGCCTGATCTTCGCGCCCGCCGGCAACCTCTTCAATGCCGTCGATCAGTCACCGTTGATGCGCGCGGCCCTCGTGAACCTCGACCGCTGGGTGTCGGAAGCGGTCGAGCCGCCGCCCAGCGCCTTCCCGCGCCTGGCAGACGGCAGCGCCGTGCCCGCCGCGCAAGCGCTCGCAACGTTCGGCGCCATCCCCGGCACGGCCCTGCCCGATCCGGCTCTGCTCCCCGCCACGCCGCACCTCGATCTCGGCCCGGAGATCGGGAACGGCATCGTGCGTCACCCGGTTGAGCACGGAGCGCCGTACCCGCAGTTCGTCTCGGCCGTTGACGCGGACGGCAATGAGATTGCCGGCATTCGCCTGCCGGAAGTCTCGGTGCCCGTGGCGACGTACACCGGCTGGAACGTACGCGACGCGGCGATCGGCGGCGCGGGCCAACTCGTGCTGATGGCCGGCTCGACCCTGCCGTTTGCGGCCACCGCCCACGAGCGCAGCCAGCGCGGCGACCCGCGCCCCGCCATCGCCGAGCGCTACCGCGACCGCGACGACTACGCCGCCCGCGCCCGCGCCGCCGCCGAGCAACTCGCCGCGCAGCGCTACCTCCTCGATGAAGACATCGACCTGGTGGTGGAGAACGCGCTCGCGCGCTACGACGCCTTCGCCCCGGCGACCGCAGGGG
This genomic interval carries:
- a CDS encoding alpha/beta hydrolase domain-containing protein, translating into MAVTAVEIRSRQPYEGGARFGETGAYERIDGTLHFAVDPLGAANRAIVDLEQAPRQADGTVRFSAGFCVVQPADGAKAHRRLLFDVLNRGRKLAQGFNRPELAEPSDRILPGDGFLFRHGWTLAWCGWQWDVPPGSWPLRLEAPQALDSDGAPLQGTVAIEFQPAARLAQQQLGHLLGFFQALPYPAADVNQRDAVLSERDWRGGPRRPIARERWRFARDEGGRPIADDSFVWLEGGFEPGTVYEVIYRTRKNPVVGTGLLATRDAVSFLRHGAAAAGNPCAGQIEYTYGYGASQSGRFLRHFLHLGLNLDEAGRQVFDGLLPVVAGARRGEFNHRFAQPSVTERPGPGYLPPFLDGEQPDAAGGAEAGLLGCQRALGGVPKIIYANTSAEYWGFAGGSLLHTDAAGTRDVEPPAEVRIYAYAGTQHAPGRLALMRSSLIFAPAGNLFNAVDQSPLMRAALVNLDRWVSEAVEPPPSAFPRLADGSAVPAAQALATFGAIPGTALPDPALLPATPHLDLGPEIGNGIVRHPVEHGAPYPQFVSAVDADGNEIAGIRLPEVSVPVATYTGWNVRDAAIGGAGQLVLMAGSTLPFAATAHERSQRGDPRPAIAERYRDRDDYAARARAAAEQLAAQRYLLDEDIDLVVENALARYDAFAPATAGVPAGD